DNA from Kitasatospora herbaricolor:
CCGACCCACCAGGCCGACTTGTTCTGGTCGGTGGTACCGGTCTTGCCGGCCACCGGGCGGCCCAGCGCGTTGCTCTTGCTGCCCGTACCGTTCTTGGCCACGTTGACCAGCACGTCGGTGATGTTGTCCGCCACGGCGGCGTCCAGCACCTGCTTCAGCTCCGGCTTGGCGAAGCCCGCCTTCTCCCGGCCGTTGTACTCGACCTTGGTCACCGAGTACGGGTCCGCCTCCTTGCCGCTGGCGGCGAAGGTCGCGTAGGCCGAGGCCATCCGGATCGAGCTGGGGGTGGAGGTGCCGAGGGCGAAGGTGGGGGTCTTCGGGTCGGTGAAGGTCTCCTTCTTCAGCCCCAGCTTCTCGGCCATGTCGGCCACGTTCTGGCCACCGACGTCCTGGTTGAGCTGGACGAACGGGACGTTGTACGACCACTGCATGGCCTGGCGCAGCGAGACGTAGCCGCGCTTGCCGGTGTCCTCGTTCTTCTGCCGGTACGGCTTGCCGTCGTCGCCGATCACCAGCGAGCCGTCCGGCTTGCGGATCTCCGACATGTCGTCGGAGAGGTAGCGGCTGTCGGCGTTGATCCGCGCGGGCTTGCCCTGCTTGTCCGTCTGGGTGAGCACGCCGGTCTGCATGGCGGTGGCCAGCACGAAGGGCTTGAAGGTCGAGCCGACCGGGATGCCCTTGGCGTCGGCGTTGTTGTCGTAGTGGTTGTTCTCCACGCCGGGGCCGCCGTAGATCGCCACGATGGCGCCGTCGCCGGGCCGCACCGAGGCCGCGCCGACCTGGACGAACTTGTCCAGCTCGGGGCGCTTGGTCGGGTTCAGGGTCTCGGCCTGGACGTCGTCGACGGCCTTCTTCAGGGCGTCGACCTTGTCCTTCTCGAAGGTGGTGTAGATCTTGAAACCGCCGAGGTCGAGCTTCTGCTGGTCGACCGACTTGTCCTTGGCCATCACGAACTTGTTCGCGGTGTCGACCAGGTAGCTGATCTCACCGTTCATGCTGGCGGAAGGCTTGCGCGGGATCGGCTCCGGGAACACCGAGCACTTGGCGCGCTCCTCGGCCGTGATCGCCTTGGTGATCACCATCCGGTCGAGGATCCACTTCCAGCGCTGCTCGGCGCGGACGTGGTTGGCGGCGCTGAGCGAGGGGTCCTGGACGGCCGCGCCCTTGAGCAGGTTGGCCAGCATGGCGCTCTGGCAGACGTCGAGGTCCTTGGCGTTGACGCCGTAGTAGGACTGCGAGGCGGCCTGGATGCCGATCGAACCCCGGCCGAACCAGCTGGTGTTCAGATAGCCCTTCAGGATCTCGGGCTTCTTCATCTTCTGATTGATCTTCAGCGTGATGAAGAACTCCTTCACCTTGCGGTCGAGCGTCTGCTCCTGGGTCAGGTAGGCGTTCTTGACGTACTGCTGGGTGATCGTCGAGGCACCCTGCGTCTCGCCGCCCTTGGCCATGTTGTAGAGCGCGCGGACTATGCCCTTGGGGTCGATGCCCGAGTCGGTCCTGAACGTCTCGTTCTCGGCCGCGATGACCGCGTCCTGGGCGCTCGGGCTGATGTCGTTCAGGTCGACGATCTGCCGGTTGGTCTCGCCCTTGCGGGTCATCTCCGTGCCGTCGGCCCAGTAGTAGATGTTGTTCTGCTCTTTGACCAGGTCGTGGATGTCCGGGATGGTCGTGTTCGCGTACGCGATGCCGACCGCGGCCACCCCCGTGCCGAAGAACAACAGGAAGCCGGACAGCCAGAGCCGCCAGGACGGCAGCCAGCGGCGCACGCCGGTCTTGCCGAAGCGCGGGTAGTCGATGAACCGCTTCTTGCCGGGCTTGCCAGGGGGCCCCTGCTTGCCGCCGTGGCCGGCGGGTGCCTCGCCTGCACCGCGCTTGCCGCCCTTCTGGGCGGCCTTGCGCATCTCGGCGCGGGTCATCCGAGGCTGCTGGGCGGTGTCCCTGCCTCCCCCGGGGCGCCGGCGGCCGATGCCGTCCGAACGCAGTTCGTCACCGCCGGTCGGCCCCTCGTACGAGGGGACTCCCTCGGGCGGGTTGCCATGGGCGTAGGGGCGGCCGCCGCCGGGGCGCTGGTCACCGCCGCCCGGCTGGTCCGACCGTCGCCGTCGTTCGCTCATCTTCCAGCAACTCCTCGTCAGGCCGTCGAGCCTGAAGGCAGGGTTCACGTCCGATGCCCGTAACCGCCCTAACCCCGGAGGTGGTCCTCGTGCACACGCGACAGCGTACGCACCTACGAATCCTTGCTATTCGGGCATCAGGCCCGAATAGGAACATAACGACGACAGATCATTACAGGCCCGTTGCCTTGCGGCCCTTGACCACCATCCTGTGATCACAACCACGCGCGCCCCCCTTGCCCGTTCGGGGACCCAGGTTTACTGTTCTCGATATATCGAGCCGATACATCGGAGCGACATACAACCCACCAGCGGGGAGGAGGAGGCCGGCATGAGCAGGCGGTCGGGAGTGCTGGAGTTCGCCGTCCTCGGCCTGCTCCACGACGCCCCGATGCACGGGTACGAGCTGCGCAAGCGGCTCAACGTCCTGCTCGGCTCGTTCCGCGCCTTCTCCTACGGCACGCTCTACCCCTGCCTGAAGAGCCTGGTGGCCCAGGGCTTCCTCGTCGAGGACAACCCGGACGTCGAGTACGTCCCGGCCACCGCGCTCAACGGCAAGCGATCGAAGATCGTCTACCGGCTCTCCCCCGAGGGCAAGGAGCGCTTCGAGGAGCTGCTCGCCGACTCCGGTCCGGACGCCTGGGAGGACGAGCACTTCGGCGTCCACTTCGCGTTCTTCGGCCAGACCGACCGGGCCGTGCGGATGCGCGTCCTGGAAGGGCGCCGCAGCCGGCTGGAGGAGCGGCTGGAACGCATGCGCAGCTCCATCGCCCGCACCCGCGAGCGGTTCGACGACTACACGCTCGAACTGCAGCGGCACGGGTTGGAGTCGGTCGAACGCGAGGTCCGCTGGCTCAACGAGCTGATCGAGACCGAGCGGGCCAACCGGACAGGACGGGGCGGGCCCTCACCCGCCTCGTCGGGTACCGACAAGACTTCGGACGGCCGTGGCCAGGAGATCGGGTCCTCGGACCCGCCCGAGCCACCGTACGACCGCCCGGGGCGCTCCGCTCAGGAGCGCTGACACCACGCTGCCCCGCGCAGCGCGGTAGGAGTGGGCGCCTCGTGCGCCCGTCAGACAGTCATTCAGTCATTGCAGAAGCAGCAGGACGAGAGCCGCCGGGTCCGGCGGACCTCATGAGATCAGAGGGAGCAACCGGAATGGGTTCGGTTCGCGTAGCCATCGTGGGCGTCGGCAACTGCGCCGCGTCGCTGGTGCAGGGTGTCGAGTACTACAAGGACGCCGACCCGGCCGGCAAGGTCCCCGGGCTGATGCACGTGCAGTTCGGCGACTACCACGTCCGTGACGTCGAGTTCGTCGCCGCGTTCGACGTCGACGCCAAGAAGGTCGGCTTCGACCTGGCCGACGCCATCGGCGCCAGCGAGAACAACACCATCAAGATCTGCGACGTGCCGCCGACCGGCGTCACCGTGCAGCGTGGTCACACCCTCGACGGCCTGGGCAAGTACTACCTGGAGACCATCGAGCAGTCCGACGAGGAGCCGGTCGACGTCGTCCAGGTCCTCAAGGACCGCCAGGTCGACGTCCTGGTCTGCTACCTGCCGGTGGGCTCGGAGAAGGCCGCCAAGTTCTACGCCCAGTGCGCCATCGACGCCAAGGTCGGCTTCGTCAACGCCCTCCCCGTGTTCATCGCGGGCACCAAGGAGTGGGCGGACAAGTTCACCGAGGCCGGCGTGCCGATCGTCGGCGACGACATCAAGTCGCAGGTCGGCGCCACCATCACGCACCGCGTGATGGCGAAGCTCTTCGAGGACCGCGGTGTCCTGCTGGAGCGCACCATGCAGCTGAACGTCGGCGGCAACATGGACTTCAAGAACATGCTCGAGCGTGAGCGCCTGGAGTCCAAGAAGATCTCCAAGACGCAGGCCGTCACCTCGCAGGTCCGTGACCGTGAGCTGGGCGCCAAGAACGTCCACATCGGCCCGTCCGACTACGTCGCGTGGCTCGACGACCGCAAGTGGGCCTACGTCCGCCTTGAGGGTCGCGCCTTCGGCGACGTCCCGCTGAACCTCGAGTACAAGCTCGAGGTCTGGGACTCCCCGAACTCGGCCGGTGTCATCATCGACGCCGTCCGCGCCGCGAAGATCGCCAAGGACCGCGGCATCGGCGGCCCCATCCTGTCGGCGTCCTCGTACTTCATGAAGTCCCCGCCGGTCCAGTACTTCGACGACGAGGCTCGCGACAACGTGGAGAAGTTCATCCGCGGTGAGGTCGAGCGCTGAGCGTAGCTCGGTTCGCGATTGTCCCGGCAGGGCGCTGAGCGTAGCTCGGTTCGCGATTGTCCCGGCAGGGCGCTGAGCGTAGCTCGGTTCGCGATTGTCCCGGCAGGGCGCTGAGCGTAGCTCGGTTCGCGATTGTCCCGGCAGGGCGCTGAGCGTAGCTCGGTTCGCGATTGTCCCGGCAGGGCGCTGAGCGTAGCTCGGTTCGCGATTGTCCCGGCAGGGCGCTGAGCGTAGCTCGGTTCGCGATTGTCCCGGCAGGGCGCTGAGCGTAGCTCGGTTCGCGATTGTCCCGGCAGGGCGCTGAGCGTAGCTCGGTTCGCGATTGTCCCGGCAGGGCGCCGATCGCGGGATGCGGCTCCGGTCGTGTCCGCGTGGTGAACCTGCCGGGTCGAACTGACGACTCGTAGGGCTCCGGTGGGGGTCCCGGCATCGCCGGGGCCCCCACCGTCCGTTTCCGGGCGTTGTTTCACGTGAAACAACGCCCGGGGGCGTGGCACTCTTGGCGGGTGGCCATCACAGCGAACGGCAGCACCAGAGCTCCCAACCGTGCCACCCTCACCGGGCTGCTGCGGCAACGGGACTTCCGTCGGCTGCTGACCGCCCGGGTGCTGTCGCAGCTCTCCGACGGCGTCTTCCAGGTCTCGCTGGCCGCCTACGTGGTGTTCTCGCCGGAGAAGCAGTCCTCGCCGGCCGACATCGCCTCGGTGCTCGCGGTGACGCTGCTGCCCTTCTCGGTGGTCGGGCCCTTCGCGGGAGTGCTGCTGGACCGCTGGCGGCGCCGGCAGGTGCTCTACCTCGGGAACCTGGCCCGGTTCGGGCTGGGGCTGGTCACCGGCGGCCTGCTGCTGGCCCGCGCGCCGGACTGGCTCTTCTTCGCCGCCGCGCTGCTGGTCACCGCGCTCAACCGGTTCATCCTG
Protein-coding regions in this window:
- a CDS encoding transglycosylase domain-containing protein is translated as MSERRRRSDQPGGGDQRPGGGRPYAHGNPPEGVPSYEGPTGGDELRSDGIGRRRPGGGRDTAQQPRMTRAEMRKAAQKGGKRGAGEAPAGHGGKQGPPGKPGKKRFIDYPRFGKTGVRRWLPSWRLWLSGFLLFFGTGVAAVGIAYANTTIPDIHDLVKEQNNIYYWADGTEMTRKGETNRQIVDLNDISPSAQDAVIAAENETFRTDSGIDPKGIVRALYNMAKGGETQGASTITQQYVKNAYLTQEQTLDRKVKEFFITLKINQKMKKPEILKGYLNTSWFGRGSIGIQAASQSYYGVNAKDLDVCQSAMLANLLKGAAVQDPSLSAANHVRAEQRWKWILDRMVITKAITAEERAKCSVFPEPIPRKPSASMNGEISYLVDTANKFVMAKDKSVDQQKLDLGGFKIYTTFEKDKVDALKKAVDDVQAETLNPTKRPELDKFVQVGAASVRPGDGAIVAIYGGPGVENNHYDNNADAKGIPVGSTFKPFVLATAMQTGVLTQTDKQGKPARINADSRYLSDDMSEIRKPDGSLVIGDDGKPYRQKNEDTGKRGYVSLRQAMQWSYNVPFVQLNQDVGGQNVADMAEKLGLKKETFTDPKTPTFALGTSTPSSIRMASAYATFAASGKEADPYSVTKVEYNGREKAGFAKPELKQVLDAAVADNITDVLVNVAKNGTGSKSNALGRPVAGKTGTTDQNKSAWWVGYTPQLSTAVSMWREDPSNPGLKTLNGTGGKDSNHGGDTPTDIFTRYMKAALANEKKVNFPTPEPVGSQIDSSGAPSTASPTASPTATESATVAPEQPTAPAPQQPTAPMPSCLPGVDCAGTSPSPSPTKTRPTQQPTCLPLLTCTSPSPSASTADPTKSGKPTSSGAPVP
- a CDS encoding PadR family transcriptional regulator; amino-acid sequence: MSRRSGVLEFAVLGLLHDAPMHGYELRKRLNVLLGSFRAFSYGTLYPCLKSLVAQGFLVEDNPDVEYVPATALNGKRSKIVYRLSPEGKERFEELLADSGPDAWEDEHFGVHFAFFGQTDRAVRMRVLEGRRSRLEERLERMRSSIARTRERFDDYTLELQRHGLESVEREVRWLNELIETERANRTGRGGPSPASSGTDKTSDGRGQEIGSSDPPEPPYDRPGRSAQER
- a CDS encoding inositol-3-phosphate synthase, with protein sequence MGSVRVAIVGVGNCAASLVQGVEYYKDADPAGKVPGLMHVQFGDYHVRDVEFVAAFDVDAKKVGFDLADAIGASENNTIKICDVPPTGVTVQRGHTLDGLGKYYLETIEQSDEEPVDVVQVLKDRQVDVLVCYLPVGSEKAAKFYAQCAIDAKVGFVNALPVFIAGTKEWADKFTEAGVPIVGDDIKSQVGATITHRVMAKLFEDRGVLLERTMQLNVGGNMDFKNMLERERLESKKISKTQAVTSQVRDRELGAKNVHIGPSDYVAWLDDRKWAYVRLEGRAFGDVPLNLEYKLEVWDSPNSAGVIIDAVRAAKIAKDRGIGGPILSASSYFMKSPPVQYFDDEARDNVEKFIRGEVER